A part of Sebastes fasciatus isolate fSebFas1 chromosome 10, fSebFas1.pri, whole genome shotgun sequence genomic DNA contains:
- the slitrk2 gene encoding SLIT and NTRK-like protein 2: MLSGVLLLSVLTVTSLSPSETESRKTSAYKEICKSRCSCEERENILNINCENKGFTSVNQFQAPPNKISQLFLNGNFLSRLSANEFVNYGNVTSLHLGNNGLQEIRTGAFNGLRFLKRLHLNNNNLEVIKEDTFAGLESLEYLQADYNYISVIEPGAFSKLNKLKVLILNDNLLLSLPPNIFRFVLLTHLDLRGNRLKMLPFAGVLEHIGGIMEIQLEENPWNCTCDLIPLKSWLDTISVFVGDIVCETPFRLHGKDITQLIKQDLCPRRNAGERVHPPSDSHFQGALPPTYHPGMITPTRAPKASRPPKMPYRPTPRITKDKRVLGRPIMVYQTRSPVPMLCPSVCVCTSQNPDSGLNINCQERKLHNISELNPKPSYPKKLHLTGNYLQVIYRTDLTEYSSLELLHLGNNRIAVIQEGAFENLTNLRRLYLNGNYIESLTQSLFAGLQSLQYLYLEYNIIKDILPQTFNSLHNLQLLFLNNNLLRSLPDNVFGGTMLTRLNLRNNHFSYLAVRGVLDQLSAFIQIDLQENPWDCTCDIVALKNWMELSSTSVVVNEITCDSPSKHAGRLLRSLRNEAICPEPSEVPPPQHAPPTKAPTLMSPGTEATMPSSSSSFSSVSPTESRIHTTELHPEVPLSVLILGLLVVFILSVCFGAGLFVFVLKRRKGVEHVPTGANNLDLNSFQVQYGSYTPEATQDKTSESHVYNYIPPPVGSMCQNPIYMQKDGEQVAYYRNLKELSFGPLDAKKDVLTRSPGAYTISTMDFMDKSPTSCGLTTPDPPEMLYQNLGERPHKELPTAAGAPPFHYNFCTLPKRPCIVPPYEAATARRHIPNQDRLNKTVLYGTPRKYYGAEHPPKNNEHPLLLPGKLKTEPDYLEVLEKQTAMSQL, translated from the coding sequence ATGCTGAGCGGCGTCCTCCTGCTGAGCGTCCTCACGGTCACCAGCCTGTCACCGTCCGAGACGGAGAGCCGCAAAACTTCAGCCTACAAAGAGATCTGCAAGAGCCGCTGCAGCTGCGAGGAGCGGGAGAACATCCTCAACATCAACTGTGAGAATAAAGGATTTACCAGCGTCAATCAGTTCCAGGCGCCCCCGAATAAAATCTCACAGCTTTTTCTAAATGGAAACTTCCTGTCACGGCTCAGCGCCAATGAGTTTGTCAATTACGGCAATGTCACCTCGCTGCATCTGGGGAATAACGGCTTGCAGGAGATCCGAACCGGCGCCTTCAACGGGCTGCGCTTCCTGAAGCGGCTCCActtgaacaacaacaacctggAGGTGATCAAAGAAGACACCTTCGCAGGCCTGGAGAGTTTGGAGTATTTACAGGCAGACTATAATTATATCAGCGTCATAGAGCCGGGTGCTTTCAGTAAGCTTAATAAGCTCAAAGTGTTGATCCTGAATGACAACCTGCTGTTGTCTTTGCCTCCCAACATCTTCCGCTTTGTGCTCCTCACCCACTTGGATTTACGTGGCAACCGGCTCAAGATGCTGCCGTTTGCTGGGGTTTTAGAGCACATAGGCGGCATCATGGAGATCCAGCTGGAGGAGAACCCGTGGAACTGCACCTGTGATCTGATTCCCCTCAAATCCTGGCTGGACactatttctgtctttgtgggGGACATAGTGTGCGAGACGCCGTTCAGGCTGCACGGTAAAGACATCACGCAGCTCATAAAGCAGGATCTGTGCCCACGCAGGAATGCTGGTGAGCGTGTGCACCCCCCCTCTGACTCTCACTTCCAAGGGGCCCTGCCCCCGACCTACCACCCCGGCATGATCACCCCCACCCGGGCCCCCAAAGCTTCCCGCCCGCCCAAAATGCCCTACAGGCCCACCCCTCGCATCACAAAGGACAAACGCGTTTTGGGGCGGCCTATAATGGTTTACCAGACGCGCTCCCCCGTGCCCATGCTGTGTcccagtgtgtgcgtgtgcacttCGCAAAATCCCGACAGCGGATTGAACATCAACTGCCAAGAGCGAAAGTTGCATAACATCAGTGAGCTGAACCCCAAGCCATCCTACCCAAAGAAGCTCCACCTGACTGGTAACTACTTACAGGTGATTTACAGGACTGATCTGACTGAGTACAGCTCCCTGGAGCTACTTCACTTAGGAAATAACCGGATCGCAGTGATTCAGGAAGGAGCGTTTGAGAATCTAACCAACCTCAGACGGCTCTATCTGAATGGGAATTACATTGAATCACTTACTCAATCACTCTTCGCTGGCCTGCAGTCGCTCCAGTATCTGTATTTGGAATATAACATCATCAAAGACATTCTACCACAAACATTTAACTCTTTGCATAACCTCCAGCTGCTTTTTCTGAACAACAACCTGTTAAGGTCGCTCCCTGACAATGTTTTTGGTGGCACCATGCTAACGCGACTCAACTTGAGAAACAATCATTTCTCCTACCTGGCGGTTCGAGGAGTCCTAGACCAGCTTTCGGCGTTCATCCAGATCGACCTGCAGGAGAACCCCTGGGACTGCACCTGCGACATCGTGGCACTCAAAAACTGGATGGAGCTGTCCAGTACCAGCGTAGTGGTTAACGAAATCACTTGTGATTCACCCTCTAAGCACGCAGGTCGCCTGCTGCGCTCACTTCGCAATGAGGCCATCTGCCCTGAGCCCAGCGAGGTGCCCCCCCCACAACATGCACCCCCTACAAAAGCCCCCACATTAATGAGCCCTGGCACTGAGGCCACCatgccttcctcctcctcttcttttagCTCAGTGAGTCCAACTGAATCCAGAATCCACACTACTGAGTTGCACCCTGAGGTGCCACTCTCGGTCCTGATTCTTGGGCTTCTTGTCGTCTTCATCCTGTCGGTCTGCTTCGGCGCAGgcctctttgtttttgttctgaagCGGCGCAAAGGAGTGGAGCACGTCCCCACTGGCGCTAACAACTTAGATCTCAACTCTTTTCAAGTGCAATATGGCTCCTACACTCCCGAAGCAACCCAAGACAAAACCTCAGAAAGCCACGTTTATAACTACATCCCCCCACCTGTGGGCTCCATGTGCCAAAACCCCATCTACATGCAGAAGGACGGCGAGCAGGTGGCGTATTACCGCAACCTGAAGGAGCTCAGTTTTGGGCCTCTGGACGCAAAGAAGGATGTCCTGACCCGCAGCCCCGGGGCCTACACCATCAGCACAATGGATTTTATGGATAAATCTCCAACATCATGCGGTCTGACCACCCCGGACCCTCCTGAGATGTTGTATCAGAACCTAGGGGAGAGGCCCCACAAAGAGCTTCCCACAGCTGCAGGCGCCCCCCCTTTCCATTACAACTTTTGCACTTTACCTAAGAGACCTTGCATCGTGCCCCCCTACGAGGCTGCTACAGCCCGGCGGCACATCCCCAACCAGGACAGGTTGAATAAAACTGTGCTGTACGGGACCCCCAGGAAGTACTACGGGGCTGAacaccccccaaaaaacaatgAGCACCCGCTTTTGCTCCCTGGGAAGCTAAAAACAGAACCAGACTACCTGGAGGTTCTGGAGAAACAGACTGCGATGAGCCAACTGTAA